One region of Rhodocaloribacter litoris genomic DNA includes:
- a CDS encoding PfkB family carbohydrate kinase produces the protein MHVLVVGTVALDSIETPFGAVDRALGGSATYIAMAARYVSRPVGVVAVVGGDFPAAYLETLRACDLDLEGVTVEPAGKTFAWGGRYHYDLNDRETCFTHLNVLERFEPVVPVAFREGGVVCLGNLDPGIQAQVLEQVRSPALVLCDTMNFWIEHTPEALRALLRRIDVLIVNDAEARELAGEPNLVKAARVIRDMGPRILVIKKGEHGALLFYDEVVFSAPAYPLEDIQDPTGAGDAFMGGFAGYVARCGRVDEDTLRRAVVFGSAMASFTVERFGPAGLLGLSGEAIARRLEAFRTLAHIPFDPAQVVP, from the coding sequence GTGCACGTTCTCGTTGTGGGTACGGTCGCCCTGGACTCGATCGAGACGCCTTTCGGGGCCGTGGATCGGGCGCTGGGGGGGAGTGCCACGTATATTGCCATGGCGGCGCGGTACGTCAGCCGGCCCGTGGGGGTCGTGGCGGTGGTCGGAGGGGATTTCCCGGCGGCGTACCTGGAGACGCTTCGTGCCTGTGACCTGGACCTGGAGGGTGTCACGGTCGAGCCGGCGGGCAAGACGTTTGCCTGGGGCGGTCGTTATCACTACGACCTCAACGACCGGGAGACGTGCTTTACCCACCTGAATGTGCTGGAGCGCTTCGAGCCGGTGGTTCCCGTCGCATTTCGGGAAGGCGGGGTCGTTTGTCTGGGGAACCTCGATCCGGGTATCCAGGCGCAGGTGCTGGAGCAGGTACGGTCGCCGGCGCTGGTGCTCTGTGACACGATGAACTTCTGGATCGAGCACACGCCGGAGGCACTGCGGGCATTGCTCCGGCGGATCGATGTGCTGATCGTGAATGACGCGGAGGCGCGGGAGCTGGCGGGGGAGCCGAACCTGGTGAAGGCGGCGCGGGTCATCCGGGACATGGGGCCGCGTATCCTGGTCATCAAGAAAGGGGAGCACGGGGCGTTGCTGTTCTACGACGAGGTGGTCTTCAGTGCACCGGCTTATCCGCTGGAGGACATACAGGATCCGACGGGGGCCGGGGATGCGTTCATGGGCGGTTTTGCGGGCTATGTGGCACGCTGCGGGCGGGTCGATGAGGACACGTTGCGGCGTGCGGTCGTCTTTGGCAGTGCGATGGCGTCCTTCACGGTGGAGCGGTTCGGGCCGGCAGGGTTGCTGGGGTTGAGCGGTGAGGCGATTGCCCGGCGACTGGAGGCGTTTCGGACGCTGGCGCACATTCCGTTCGACCCGGCGCAGGTGGTGCCATGA
- a CDS encoding tetratricopeptide repeat protein translates to MPTAHSPLRLFLSLLLLLLSATAVRAQREPARPETAFNEAFRLYNEQLYEQAARAFAGFRHDYPEHVSTPEALYYQAEATLAAGREDEAVELFAAFQRSYPAHPLAYQASLALGKYFFSSGDYERALRTLGEVVAENPSGEQGAQALYWMGESALRLDRHDEAIRHFQRAADDYPNTATAPVALYAIAVAEVRRARYDAAARAFEVLAARYPQSPYALNIGLALAEVYYELGDYDRAVREIHRRLPNLSGEAEERAIFLLAESYNQLRDSENAIVYYRRFSEGNPESPYYRQALYGLAWNYHFESAYQWAADTFDRVREGHDDALAEKATYYAAVNRYLSAQPRQALALFREVADRWPQGALADRALYELGLIYYEMREWEAANRTFSELLRAYPDSEVLGEAHYQLGNTAIALGRFDEALRNFDRAVALEAAPPALKDEVVFQKAWLLYRSGRYDDAAPAFLTLHETNPRGPKAGEALFWAAESFYQTGQLDRAVRLFRQYLQQYPTGKQVDAAHYALGWAYFKQSRYEEAIQAFERFLNTYREESGTVPYRTDARLRLADSYYALKRYPEAIRLYTLVAEDGEDYALYQIGQAHSNAGNAFEAITTFRRLLVEYPQSEYREEAQYSLGYLYFLNQDYDRAVQEYRSLIEAYPRDPLAAKAQYGIGDALFNAGRLEEAIEAYQEVLTRYPSSPFVADAAAGIQYALVALGDEARAERIIQDFIERNPGLPVVDELRFRLAEAKFQSGRLDAALADFQSFVQSTQNERLLPEAYFYLGTIYLQRQREQEAERYLRQLLARYPRHARSADAARQLGERYLEQERYREALEAFNTLETVARQLGDAYLVAQAQYGQSQALLNLGREAEAERLLREAVEAAPDAPQVIPARLGLARLYERTGRTAEALRLYRQVVDQSKDETGAEALVRLGTLLLEQGNARAAAEELGRLPVLYPAYTDWIARGYLVQARAFTRMNQKGEAARIYDLVISQYAGTPYADIAAREKAAL, encoded by the coding sequence ATGCCGACCGCACACAGCCCGCTCCGGCTTTTCCTGTCGCTTCTCTTGCTCCTGCTTTCCGCCACGGCGGTGCGGGCCCAGCGCGAGCCGGCCCGTCCCGAGACGGCCTTCAACGAAGCGTTCAGGCTCTACAACGAGCAGCTCTACGAGCAGGCCGCGCGGGCGTTCGCCGGCTTCCGGCACGACTACCCCGAACACGTCAGCACGCCGGAGGCACTTTACTACCAGGCGGAGGCCACCCTGGCCGCCGGGCGCGAAGACGAGGCCGTCGAACTCTTCGCCGCCTTCCAGCGGTCCTACCCGGCCCACCCGCTGGCCTACCAGGCCAGCCTGGCGCTCGGGAAATACTTCTTCTCGTCGGGGGACTACGAGCGGGCCCTGCGCACGCTGGGCGAGGTCGTGGCCGAGAACCCGTCCGGAGAGCAGGGCGCCCAGGCCCTCTACTGGATGGGCGAATCCGCCCTGCGGCTGGACCGGCACGACGAAGCCATCCGCCACTTCCAGCGGGCCGCCGACGACTATCCGAACACCGCCACGGCTCCCGTGGCCCTGTATGCCATCGCCGTGGCCGAGGTGCGCCGCGCACGCTACGACGCCGCCGCACGGGCGTTCGAGGTGCTGGCTGCCCGCTACCCCCAGTCGCCCTATGCCCTCAACATCGGGCTGGCGCTGGCCGAAGTGTATTACGAACTGGGCGACTACGACCGGGCCGTCCGCGAGATTCACCGGCGCCTGCCCAACCTCTCCGGCGAGGCCGAAGAGCGTGCGATCTTCCTCCTTGCCGAATCCTACAACCAGCTTCGCGACAGCGAGAACGCCATCGTCTACTACCGGCGCTTCTCGGAGGGTAACCCCGAAAGCCCCTATTACCGGCAGGCCCTTTACGGGCTCGCCTGGAACTACCATTTCGAGAGCGCCTACCAGTGGGCCGCCGACACCTTCGACCGCGTTCGGGAAGGACACGATGACGCCCTCGCCGAGAAGGCCACCTACTATGCCGCCGTCAACCGCTACCTCTCCGCCCAGCCGCGCCAGGCCCTCGCCCTCTTCCGGGAAGTCGCCGACCGGTGGCCGCAGGGCGCCCTGGCCGACCGCGCCCTCTACGAGCTCGGCCTGATCTACTACGAGATGCGGGAGTGGGAAGCCGCCAACCGCACCTTCAGCGAGTTGCTGCGGGCCTATCCGGACTCCGAGGTGCTCGGCGAAGCCCACTACCAGCTCGGCAACACCGCCATCGCCCTGGGCCGCTTCGACGAGGCCCTCCGGAACTTCGACCGGGCCGTGGCCCTCGAAGCCGCCCCGCCCGCCCTCAAGGACGAGGTCGTCTTCCAGAAAGCCTGGCTGCTCTACCGCAGCGGTCGCTACGACGACGCCGCTCCGGCCTTCCTGACCCTGCACGAAACCAACCCCCGGGGCCCCAAAGCCGGCGAGGCCCTCTTCTGGGCCGCCGAAAGTTTCTACCAGACCGGCCAGCTCGACCGCGCCGTGCGGCTCTTCCGCCAGTACCTGCAGCAGTATCCCACCGGCAAACAGGTCGACGCCGCCCACTATGCGCTCGGCTGGGCCTACTTCAAACAAAGCCGGTACGAGGAGGCCATCCAGGCTTTCGAGCGCTTCCTGAACACCTACCGCGAGGAGTCCGGCACCGTCCCCTACCGCACGGACGCCCGCCTGCGCCTGGCCGACAGCTACTACGCCCTGAAGCGGTATCCGGAGGCCATCCGCCTCTACACCCTCGTGGCAGAAGATGGAGAGGATTATGCCCTCTACCAGATCGGCCAGGCCCATTCCAACGCCGGCAACGCCTTCGAGGCCATCACCACCTTCCGCCGGCTGCTCGTCGAATACCCGCAGAGCGAATACCGCGAGGAGGCCCAGTATTCCCTCGGCTACCTCTACTTCCTGAACCAGGACTACGACCGGGCCGTCCAGGAATACCGTTCCCTGATCGAGGCCTACCCCCGTGATCCCCTGGCCGCCAAGGCCCAGTATGGCATCGGCGATGCCCTCTTCAATGCCGGGCGCCTCGAAGAAGCCATCGAAGCCTATCAGGAAGTACTCACCCGTTACCCCTCCTCCCCCTTTGTCGCCGACGCCGCCGCCGGGATCCAGTACGCCCTGGTCGCCCTCGGCGACGAGGCCCGGGCCGAGCGGATCATCCAGGATTTCATCGAGCGGAATCCCGGCCTTCCGGTCGTGGACGAACTGCGGTTCCGCCTGGCCGAAGCAAAGTTCCAGAGCGGTCGCCTCGATGCCGCCCTGGCCGACTTTCAGTCCTTCGTCCAGTCGACCCAGAACGAGCGGCTGCTGCCGGAAGCCTATTTCTACCTCGGCACCATCTACCTGCAACGCCAGCGAGAGCAGGAAGCCGAGCGCTACCTCCGGCAACTGCTGGCGCGCTATCCCCGGCACGCACGCAGCGCCGACGCGGCCCGGCAGCTCGGCGAGCGTTACCTGGAACAGGAGCGTTACCGGGAAGCCCTGGAAGCCTTCAACACCCTCGAGACCGTGGCCCGGCAGCTCGGCGATGCCTATCTGGTGGCCCAGGCCCAGTACGGGCAGAGCCAGGCTCTGCTCAACCTGGGCCGGGAAGCCGAAGCCGAACGGCTCCTCCGGGAAGCCGTGGAGGCCGCCCCGGACGCCCCGCAGGTGATCCCGGCCCGCCTCGGCCTGGCCCGCCTCTACGAACGCACCGGGCGCACGGCCGAAGCACTCCGGCTCTACCGCCAGGTCGTCGACCAGAGCAAGGACGAAACGGGCGCCGAGGCGCTCGTCCGGCTGGGCACCCTGCTTCTCGAACAGGGCAATGCCCGCGCCGCCGCCGAAGAGCTGGGCCGCCTGCCCGTGCTCTATCCGGCCTACACGGACTGGATTGCCCGGGGATACCTCGTCCAGGCCCGCGCCTTCACCCGGATGAACCAGAAAGGCGAAGCCGCCCGCATCTACGACCTCGTCATCAGCCAGTATGCGGGTACGCCCTATGCCGACATCGCCGCCCGGGAAAAGGCGGCCCTGTAA